In the genome of Mastomys coucha isolate ucsf_1 unplaced genomic scaffold, UCSF_Mcou_1 pScaffold21, whole genome shotgun sequence, the window GCAGTAAGTGGCCAATATTTCTCTGTGCCAATGGAGGAGAACCCAGGATTCAGTGGAAAGGGAGAACCTTTGCCATTCAGCTCATTCCAGGCTCCATCAACCtcacccccgccccacccccactgccgTCCTTAACCCACGCTCATTCTCGCCGTTTCTCTTTGAGTCTGGGTTagagaaaattacttttattggTGGTGAACCTAAATTAGGCTGAAAgctcctctttcagaggacacaaGATACCAGACTGGAAAGTCAGGAAGGAAGgcttggagctgggcagtgatgcAGGATTCTCTCCTTATTTGGATGTAAGTGCTGAACTctataagtatttattttgggACAAGGCATAAGCGTAGAATGGGGCAGGCAGCCCCAGTAATCAGGCTGCGCTCTCTATTTGAAGCACGGGTCCCTCAGGATCTTCCTTGGTAGGCTGAGGAGGTTCTGGCTCCTGGGCAGACTCGGACACGGACTCTACTGCAGGCTGAGCTGCAGGCTGGCCTTCGGGTGGGCCTTCGGAGCTGCGGACAGGCCCTAGGCGTGGCGGCTTGACTGGTGTGGGCTGTGCTGCTTTACGACTGGAAAGAGCCCTTTTCAGGCTTTGAACTTTCTGTAAGCCAGTGCGTCGCAGACGCTGAGCCCGGGACTCCACTGGCTCCTCGTCAGAACTCTCTCCAACTTCATCTTCTGGCTGCTCTGGGCCCAGCACCAACTGGTTCTCCGGGCCCAAGAGCTCGGGTGCTTTCTGGAAGGCACGGGCTGGAATTTCTGTCTCCTCCTAAATGTAATGACACAGCTTTTGATTCTCTGATTTGCCCCTGGCACTTAGCCAGGACCAGCCTGAAACTCTCTTCCCCGAGGTTACACCAAGGGAAGCTACTCCACCCTTTGCATCTGCACTAGGAATTGGGGCCAAAAGAGGGGAATGGGAAGATGGGGgtagggaggcagagaagcagagggatgaGCAGAGACGGGGAGAGTGGACAAGTTTGCAAAGTGGATGAAACCCTGTAGAGTGGAACAGCTGTGTGGGCGCTTGGAGGAGGCAGAGTAACATCCTAACGGTTATTTTCATGTGGTTGGGTCTGACCAGATCTTCCAACTGGCCTAAGTTAAAGTGGGGCGGGCGTGGGTTGGCCAGGCTGGGAGTGAGAGAGGGATAAGGCCGCGATGTTGGAAAGTGGGTGCGGCTCTGAGAGTCTTCCACAACTGAGGGCAGCACGTAGGGTCAGGAATGTGAAGATGTGGACCGGTGGGTGGCGGGAGtcgcccccccccgcccccgcctcgGTGATAACCTAGACgcgggggttggggagagagggCGTGCCTGAGGTCACTGACCTTGAAGAGCAGGACTTGCAGCTTCCCGCGCGCCACCAGCAGCCCGTGGTTGGCCTCCAGCCGCTGCACTTGAGCGGCGCGGCGCACGGCTCGCTCCTGGGCTGCGTCGGCGTGCGAGCCCACGCGCTCCGCCTTGGCCAGCAGCTGCGCCAGTGTGTTGCTGGTGGTGTCGTGGCTGCGACTCAGCGCGCCCAGGCCACTCTGGATGCGGCGCACCGAGCCCGCCAGGCCACCCTGCCTCTCGGCCAGGCCCCCCTGCCGCTCCCGCAGCGCCTCCAGCATGGTAGCCAGCTTCTCCAGCAAGGTCACCACGGTGACCGCGTGCACAGGGCCCCCAGCCGGCGCCTCTGGCACAGGCCCGGGCTCCAGTGCGCTCTCCCCCATGATCTCTGACCACCGGGCCTGCTCTCCCTGAGACGGATGGCAGCGATCTGGGCTGGGGCTGCCTTTCCCCGCCTCTTTCCCCAGTTCAGGCCGTGACTCAGACGGGCGGGAGTTGGCATCCTCCACggtgggaaaaggaggagggcGAGCAAGGGGGCGGAATGTCCAAAGGGGTTCTTTCGAAGACTCCGCCCCGGGATCTGCAAGGAAGACAGTCCTGCCCAGAGGCACCTCTTTTCTGAGTTtgtgctcctctttctcccatTTTCCTGGAGGGCCTTTTTCAGGCCTATGCAAAGGGCAAACCAGTGAAATTTTCACTCATGTATCTAGTTAtcagagaagggggtggggtggggtggaaggcaAGGGTGTTAAAGGCATAACCTAAGCCGGCAAAGCTGCGGAGCCCCAGTGCTGGGCGGAGGCTTGTAAAGTTTGGAATGTTCTGCCTCAGGAGCAGGACTGCCTAGGCCCAAGGCAGGGCTTTGTGTCTAGGCAGGCTGGGCGGGGCATCCTCTGATATTTTCCAGGTTTAGCCTTTGGCTTCGTTTATTGCTATTCCTTCCTATTGGATTGTGTTGTCCTACTTTGGATTCCTGGAGGGTAGCTCAGCCATGAGTTAGAATAAGTACTGCTTTGTCTGTTTTAATGGAGATTGGCTGTGGTTCCTGCCTAATGCCTTCAATCCCTTCTCAGAAATTGGTGAGTATGAGGATTTGAAATGCTGCAGTAGCCAGATAGGGTGGTACACATTGAGGTAGGAAAATCACCAATCGGAGACCATCGTGAAATACACAGTGAGTGGAAAATTGCTACATAAAGGTTGATTCCTGAGTTCTGGTTGcgaaaattttgttttttatgttggAGTTTGATTTGCTCATCTTAGACCCGGTATTTCCAGAGACATCTGAGCCTGACAAAATAACACAAAGAGTTttaggcagggctggagagatggctcggtggttaaaggcactgactgctcttccgaaggtcctgagttcaaatcccagcaaccacgtggtggctcacaaccatctgtaatgagatctaacgtcctcttctggtaggtgtctgaagacagctacagtgtattcatataaataaaaataaatgttttaaaaaaattttaaaaaaagagttttagacagggtttcatacAGCTCAGGGAGGCCCTGAACTCACTGTtcagccaaggatgatcttgaaagTCTGTTCTTGCTTCTGCCAcccaactgctgagattacagttagttgtgtgccaccaagcctacTTTATGCTGGAAATCGAACTCAGGGCCCTATGCACGCTAGTCAACAACTCCAACAGAGCTACATCTCCAACCCTGTTTCTATGTTTTAGAGACAGGAACTCATTGTGTAAcccaggcctcaaactcaaaatctttCTGTCTCAGACACCTGAGTgttgaaattatatattataattatatagtgTTAATTGACTGCCCCATTAGTTGGTTGAAAAAGCACAGTGTTAAGGATCAAACCCGAAGCCTCAAACATACTAGACAAGTATTCTGCCACACTAAGCCATACTCCAGCCCAACAACTTGGAAatctttcaaagatttttttttatttatttaagtatatctgtgtgttcatgaatgtgtgcacatgcatgtgcaaagACCCATGGAtgtcagaaggtgtcagatcccctcaAGCTGAAGTTATTGGCCACTGTGGAGGTATCCAATGTGGGTTCTAAAAATAAGATTCCTGTCCTGTATAAGTACTCTTATtgaccgagccatctctccagcttagaCACATAAATTGTCTTGGGTCATCCAAAAGACTACATACATGAATAAGGTTGATAAAAGCTTTAATGACCAATTCTAGCCCAGCATACATCACCGTCTGGTCAGTTCGAGCTGTAGATGTTCAAAGATATGATGCCCATCACCATCCATCACAAAGCTCGTGGCTGGCGCTCTTAAAATCACAGTCAGGTTAAAATGTGCTTGGTTATACACCTGCAATCCTAGAACTAAGGGTGGTGAGGCAGGGAGATTAAGACTATCCCTGGATGCACAGGGAGACTGAAATGGCAGAGCAAATATAAGTAATGGAGGTTTTACGTAGCACAGACATTCCAAAAGAGAAGACACAAAGGGAAACTGTTCTATGCTTAAGTTAATGAAGAATGGAGAGGTACACAGAAATAGGATTAGACAAAGGGGTGTGGTCTGATCATAGTAGATGAGAGGGGACCTAGCAAGGCCTGTCTGCCCAAGTTCTTCGTCAACTCTGTACAGCCTTTCTCCTGGGTAAGGAGCAGAATTTGCCTACAATGAAGATACTGAAGAAAAAGAGTGATATTTctaatttcttagtttttttgttattttactttaaaaaatatttagtgtatgtgtacatatgtgtatgtgagtataggtGCGCACAGAGACAATAGCATTAGCTCCTCCTGGGGGTGAAGTTggcaggtgtttgtgagccacccagtgtgggtcCTGgcatagaacctgggtcctctagaagaaaaacaaatgctcttaactactgagtcatctttccaacccctAATTTCTGTGATTTACTTTAGAAAAGAATTGTGGTAGAAGTAGGAGGCTCTTTGTAAGGGGAGGTTCTAATACCAAGGTCTAGTTCCCCAACTGGTTCTTCATTTGTCAATAAGGAAGGCCGGGAGCCAGTTGCTGGATGGAAGGTACAAATGGGACTTCCAAGTCCcaggaggagaaggcagacacagagaagagaggggcTTTTTCAGCCATGCTTTGGAGGCAGGAGAACACTGCAGTCATGAAGGCCTCAGGGGGAGCTAGGGCTTGCCACCTCCTCTACAGGCAGATGGCCAAGGAGGTTGGTGGGGGCTAAGCTGATACTTAAAGGCACTAAGTTTAGGgtatgaagagaaatggagatatAAATTGAAAAGGGCATGCATTTCCAGGCAGGAGAAGTCTGTGCCCAACAACTGTACCTAGCTGGCACAATAATAAAGAGCAAAGGTGGGTAGGAAAGAGAAGCCTGGTCAGTGCTGGTGGTGCTGATTGGGCAGAACaaaagggagacagaaggggCCAGAGCTCAGGCAGCAGCTCCCAGGCAAAGGCAgcagcatgtttttaaaattacaagcaacaggtctctatgaattcaaggtctggtctacatagtgaattccatgacacccagggctacaggaaaaccctgtctcaaaacagagaggggttgggggagagagagggagagagaacttgtggTTTCTGAGAATTGCTCTGGGAAACAGGTAGCAGGAAACCAAAGGCCATGAGAAGATCAGTAAGGATGCCCATTCTCAGTCAGATAAATCGTCGAAATGTAGTGCTTTGTGGCATCATTTTCTGAGTCCCAACATGACCCTTTGgccaaataaataagaaaaaaagaaaaacaaattgaggTATCTGTATATTTCTCCTTCTCTCACCATGGTGATTTATGGGCATAGGCGAGCATCCAGGGAagttcaaaaagaagaagaagaagaagaagaagaagaagaagaagaagaagaagaagaagaagaagaagaagaagaagaagaagaagaagaagaagaagaagaagaagtaatatGGATTTTCAACCAAGACGAATGTTTTCTGCAACTAAGAGTCATATTCCCTTTGGGTCAAGACCCAAGCTTGCTGCTAGATTAGTGATTCACCCATAGGCTCTGGGTTGTTCATAACCTGGAATTCTCAGTCTCACACATCAATAACATTTCTGATCATCAGATAGAACAAAATCTTAGGAAGAATACAAGATATCTAAATGAGTACATTGTACAAGAAGCatcctttggggctggagagttggctcagtacttaagagcacttgttgctcttacaaacgacccaagttcaatcctcagcactgatAAGctagctcacaacaatctgtaactgcAGACCCAGGGAGTCTGGGGCCTGCTTCTGACTACCATGGGCAcaaagcacacatgtggtacacatacatacatccaggcaaaacacccatacacatcaaacaataaaacaaatctcAGAAGAAATTTCAAGAAATGTCCTTGGTCCTAGACATCAATTTCAGACAGCCAGAGAAGCTAAACATTCTTCAGGGACTTAACCCTTGGATTGGTTGTCATGGTGGAAGCCACCAAACCTGAACTGAAAACTAAGAGACAAAATGAACTTTTTGCCTTCTGAATGAACTTTTTGTGTTCTTTCCTAAGGTGTTCAGTCACAGCAACAGATAGCTAACACAGACATTGTTGCCTGTATATTTGCCAGTGACAAAGATTTTCCCTTTTGTCTTGGctacttttctcttgctgtgacagaacaccataatcaaggcaacttatacaagAAAGCACTTAATGTGAGGGCTATAGTTCCAGAAGATTAGAGTCTATGACCAATATCATGGGGAGCAgggaaaaggcaggcaggcatggtctAGAACAGTAGCACAGAGCTTACACCTTGATCGacaaacatgaagcagaaagagctaactgggaatggtgtggactttttgaaacctcaaagcctcacTCCTTGTGacacatacctcctccaatagagtcacacctcctagtccttcccaaacagttccaccaactggggaccaagcattcataTGTATGAGCTTATGGGAGCCATTCCCATTCAAATCACATCTTGTGAACCAAAtactgttgttactgttgctgttgctgttgctgttgctgctgctgttgttgctgttgttactgttgttgttgctgctgctattgttgttgctgctgctgctgctgctgctgttgttgttgctgctgctgttgttgctgctgctgctgtt includes:
- the Cavin3 gene encoding caveolae-associated protein 3 translates to MGESALEPGPVPEAPAGGPVHAVTVVTLLEKLATMLEALRERQGGLAERQGGLAGSVRRIQSGLGALSRSHDTTSNTLAQLLAKAERVGSHADAAQERAVRRAAQVQRLEANHGLLVARGKLQVLLFKEETEIPARAFQKAPELLGPENQLVLGPEQPEDEVGESSDEEPVESRAQRLRRTGLQKVQSLKRALSSRKAAQPTPVKPPRLGPVRSSEGPPEGQPAAQPAVESVSESAQEPEPPQPTKEDPEGPVLQIESAA